TTGCTTATAACAGTGAAAATTATGAAATGGCACAGGTCTATCTGGATGATGCCTTATTGCAAGCACCAGACTTACCAGAGGTTCATTTTTGGAGGGGGAAAGTAGCAACAACAGACCTGAACGATGAAGTAATTGAAACAGCAATAGGAGACTTTACACAGGCCATTGAGTTAAAGCCAGATTACTGGGAAGCCTACTTTGAAAGGGGAAAAGTTTATCTTTATTTTGATAGACTTGATGAAGCCGAAGAGGACTTTCTAAAAGTATCCCAGCTTAACCCTAATTTTAAGGATGTTTATTCCTATCTTGCCCAGATAGAGATACAGAGAGGTAATGACCAGAAGGCTATGGAATATCTAAACAAGGTTACAACAGGTGGAGATTACAAGTATTACTATAACCTTGGAAAGATATTCCTGAATGCCAAAAGCTATGAAGCAGCAATTGAAAATCTTACAAAAGCCCTTGAGGATAACAAATATCTGGTAGATGGATATTATTTAAGGGCAAAAGCCTATGAAGCTATTGGCAAATACGATGAAGCAATAGAAGACCTGAAAAAAGCAGC
This genomic window from Persephonella sp. IF05-L8 contains:
- a CDS encoding tetratricopeptide repeat protein, whose translation is MASVDVIQLIEKAKLAYNSENYEMAQVYLDDALLQAPDLPEVHFWRGKVATTDLNDEVIETAIGDFTQAIELKPDYWEAYFERGKVYLYFDRLDEAEEDFLKVSQLNPNFKDVYSYLAQIEIQRGNDQKAMEYLNKVTTGGDYKYYYNLGKIFLNAKSYEAAIENLTKALEDNKYLVDGYYLRAKAYEAIGKYDEAIEDLKKAATLTPEEKKYFTDMAKIYFKKAMKAADEGDIRTAADYFIEGLKINYHLKIDPKYEKVLEDAAKDAMSKREYQKAIQYLEFAERVIDNRCVDEQLPFEECIQLKNNVQSLMKEAEKGLPLKERILKKLNDIYAK